A genomic region of Anas acuta chromosome 1, bAnaAcu1.1, whole genome shotgun sequence contains the following coding sequences:
- the ING4 gene encoding inhibitor of growth protein 4, with product MAAGMYLEHYLDSIENLPFELQRNFQLMRDLDQRTEDLKSEIDKLATEYISNARTLSSEEKLGLLKQIQEAYGKCKEFGDDKVQLAMQTYEMVDKHIRRLDTDLARFEADLKEKQIESSDYDSSSSKGKKKGRAQKEKKAARARSKGKNSDEEAPKTAQKKLKLVRTSTEYGMPSVTFGNVHPSDVLDMPVDPNEPTYCLCHQVSYGEMIGCDNPDCSIEWFHFACVGLTTKPRGKWFCPRCSQERKKK from the exons gcATCGAGAACCTGCCTTTTGAGCTGCAGAGAAACTTCCAGCTCATGCGAGATCTGGATCAGAGGACGGAAG ACCTCAAGTCGGAGATCGATAAGTTGGCCACGGAGTACATCAGCAACGCACGGACTTTGTCGTCAGAGGAAAAACTGGGGCTCCTCAAGCAAATCCAGGAGGCCTATGGGAAGTGCAAGGAGTTTGGGGATGACAAGGTTCAGCTGGCAATGCAGACCTACGAGATG GTCGATAAGCACATCCGGCGGCTGGACACAGACCTTGCTCGCTTTGAAGCAGACCTGAAGGAGAAGCAGATAGAGTCGAGCGACTATGACAGCTCTTCCAGCAAGGGCAAGAAGA AGGGCCGAGcccagaaagagaagaaagctgcCCGTGCTCGCTCTAAAGGGAAGAATTCTGATGAGGAGGCACCAAAGACTGCCCAAAAGAAGCTGAAGCTTGTCCGCAC TAGCACGGAATACGGGATGCCTTCAGTCACTTTTGGGAATGTGCACCCTTCGGATGTGTTGGATATGCCTGTGGACCCCAACGAGCCTACATACTGCCTCTGCCACCAGGTCTCCTACGGGGAGATGATTGGCTGCGACAACCCAGAC TGTTCCATTGAATGGTTTCATTTTGCCTGTGTGGGTCTGACAACAAAACCAAGAGGAAAATG GTTCTGCCCTCGCTGTTcccaggagaggaagaagaaataa